One part of the Pirellulales bacterium genome encodes these proteins:
- a CDS encoding PQQ-binding-like beta-propeller repeat protein codes for MREESELPRATSGLRRKGVPLATLVLLAASVATFWLLPADAFDRGMRSTFSFLACILASVIIGIWFFGFAGAARRTRASVGLVLLLLAIGVVASVRRVEFSGDMEPTFDFRWQESRESRLEGFLEAEMKDPLPVEQEAGRPMPRVRAEDSPQYRGQKWDGIVDGPALARNWEEQPPKCLWRHPCGEGYASFAVVGDLAVTIEQRGDNEVIVCYDLLSGRQHWTYAYPALFNERVGGPGPRATPTIHQGRVYSLGATGDLVKLDLAANYKIWKTNILAENGSGNLDWGMSGSPLVYDGRVIVNPGTQQGSDASADILCVDANKGDIVGRGGKAKASYCSPMLATLAGKQQILVFDAAGLAGFDPDDASELWRVAWTSDFDINAAQPVVLDDTHVIITSQAGCALLELSANEGQWTATEKWRNRLMKCSYANPIAHNGYLYGLDEGIMACLDLTTGKRLWKKGRYGHGQILLSGDLLLVLSEKGELALVEATPEEYRELSRIQAIEGKTWNNPVLVGGRALVRNHLEMACYELPLANPNEPRDAPQPEEDGVE; via the coding sequence ATGCGCGAAGAGAGCGAATTGCCGCGAGCCACATCCGGTTTACGCCGCAAGGGAGTGCCCCTCGCGACGCTCGTACTCTTGGCAGCCAGCGTCGCAACGTTTTGGCTGCTGCCAGCCGACGCCTTCGATCGCGGTATGCGGTCGACGTTTTCGTTCTTGGCGTGCATCTTGGCCAGTGTGATCATTGGCATTTGGTTTTTTGGATTTGCCGGTGCGGCGCGGCGGACTCGCGCCTCGGTGGGTTTGGTACTACTGTTGTTGGCCATAGGTGTTGTTGCCAGCGTGCGACGCGTGGAGTTCTCGGGCGACATGGAACCGACGTTCGATTTTCGCTGGCAGGAATCACGCGAAAGCCGCCTGGAGGGATTTCTTGAAGCGGAAATGAAAGATCCCCTGCCAGTGGAACAAGAAGCCGGCCGTCCCATGCCGCGCGTCCGCGCGGAAGACTCGCCGCAGTATCGCGGTCAGAAGTGGGACGGGATCGTCGATGGACCGGCGCTCGCGAGAAACTGGGAAGAGCAGCCCCCGAAATGTCTCTGGCGCCACCCCTGCGGCGAAGGGTATGCATCGTTCGCCGTGGTCGGCGATCTGGCCGTTACGATCGAGCAACGCGGCGATAACGAAGTGATTGTTTGTTACGACTTGTTAAGTGGCCGTCAGCATTGGACGTATGCCTATCCGGCGTTGTTCAACGAACGAGTCGGTGGTCCCGGCCCTCGCGCTACGCCCACGATCCATCAGGGACGCGTCTACTCACTGGGAGCGACAGGCGACCTGGTGAAGCTCGATCTGGCTGCCAACTACAAGATCTGGAAGACGAACATTCTCGCCGAGAACGGATCAGGCAATCTCGATTGGGGGATGAGTGGGTCGCCGCTCGTCTATGACGGCCGCGTGATCGTCAACCCCGGCACGCAGCAAGGGTCGGATGCGAGTGCGGACATTTTGTGCGTGGATGCGAACAAGGGAGACATCGTGGGGCGGGGCGGCAAGGCCAAGGCAAGCTATTGCTCGCCGATGCTCGCCACGCTTGCCGGCAAGCAACAGATTCTCGTCTTTGACGCGGCAGGCCTGGCGGGCTTCGATCCTGACGATGCCAGCGAACTGTGGCGAGTCGCCTGGACTAGCGACTTTGACATCAACGCCGCCCAGCCTGTCGTTCTTGACGACACGCATGTGATCATCACGTCGCAAGCGGGCTGCGCGCTGTTGGAGCTGTCTGCCAACGAGGGGCAATGGACCGCGACGGAAAAGTGGCGCAACCGCCTGATGAAATGCTCTTATGCTAATCCGATTGCCCACAACGGTTATCTATACGGGCTCGACGAGGGGATCATGGCCTGCCTGGATCTGACCACCGGCAAGCGGCTGTGGAAAAAGGGTCGTTACGGCCACGGTCAGATTTTGCTCTCGGGCGATTTACTGCTGGTGCTAAGCGAAAAGGGGGAGTTGGCCCTGGTCGAGGCTACACCGGAGGAATACCGCGAGCTTAGTCGGATCCAAGCTATTGAGGGGAAGACCTGGAACAATCCAGTTCTGGTTGGCGGACGGGCCCTGGTGCGCAACCATCTCGAAATGGCCTGCTACGAGCTGCCCTTGGCCAACCCAAACGAGCCACGCGATGCGCCACAGCCGGAGGAAGACGGGGTCGAATAG
- the sthA gene encoding Si-specific NAD(P)(+) transhydrogenase, translating to MNKLHFDVVVIGSGPGGEGAAMQAVKHGKTVAVVEQFNKIGGGCTHWATIPSKALRYAIFQMTEANRNPLFRAAGVSLHFSVAELRRSAQRVISQQIEMRSSFYERNHVPVFTGRGRFIDDHTVEVSEDKTVQQLAADAFVIATGSRPYRPPDIDFGHPRIFDSDTILDLEQTPQSMTVYGAGVVGCEYTTMFKNLGIKVNLINTRSKLLEFLDDEIIDAMAYHMRDLGVLIRHDEQYERVEPRDDGVIVHLKSGKQLKTDILLWANGRTGQAGGLGLEQIGIQPNQRGQLDVNETFQTALPHIYAVGDVIGFPALASAAYVQGRFAATHIITGRKECALIRDIPTGIYTSPEISSIGRTERELTAEKVPYEIGHALYKHLARAQITGRQVGMLKILFHRETLQILGVHCFGSSASEIIHIGQAIMAQSGEANSLLYFINTTFNYPTMAEAYRVAALNGYNRLF from the coding sequence ATGAACAAACTCCATTTCGACGTAGTGGTAATCGGTAGTGGTCCGGGCGGTGAGGGGGCCGCCATGCAGGCCGTAAAGCACGGTAAAACCGTGGCCGTGGTCGAGCAATTCAACAAGATCGGCGGCGGCTGCACCCATTGGGCCACCATCCCCAGCAAAGCGCTGCGGTATGCCATCTTTCAGATGACCGAGGCGAACCGAAATCCGCTGTTCCGCGCTGCGGGCGTGTCGCTGCACTTTTCTGTGGCCGAACTGCGCCGTTCGGCACAGCGCGTTATCAGCCAACAGATCGAAATGCGATCAAGCTTCTACGAACGCAATCACGTACCAGTGTTTACTGGACGGGGGCGTTTCATTGATGACCATACTGTCGAAGTCAGCGAAGATAAAACCGTCCAACAGCTGGCGGCCGACGCCTTCGTCATCGCCACCGGCTCGCGTCCTTATCGTCCGCCAGATATCGACTTTGGCCATCCGCGCATTTTCGATAGCGATACGATTCTCGATCTCGAGCAGACGCCGCAGTCGATGACGGTCTATGGCGCCGGGGTCGTGGGCTGCGAATATACCACAATGTTCAAAAACCTGGGCATCAAGGTCAACCTAATCAATACGCGCTCGAAGCTGCTGGAGTTTCTCGATGACGAAATCATCGACGCCATGGCGTATCATATGCGCGATCTCGGTGTGCTGATTCGCCACGACGAACAATACGAACGTGTCGAGCCGCGCGATGACGGAGTGATCGTGCACCTGAAGAGCGGCAAGCAACTCAAGACAGACATCCTGCTATGGGCCAACGGTCGCACCGGTCAGGCCGGCGGCTTGGGTTTGGAGCAAATCGGCATCCAACCTAACCAGCGCGGACAACTCGATGTGAACGAAACGTTTCAGACGGCGCTACCACATATTTACGCGGTGGGTGACGTCATCGGATTCCCCGCGTTGGCAAGCGCCGCTTATGTGCAAGGGCGGTTCGCGGCCACGCATATCATCACCGGACGAAAAGAATGCGCGCTAATCCGCGACATTCCGACCGGGATCTACACCAGCCCCGAAATCAGTTCGATTGGTCGCACCGAGCGCGAGTTGACCGCCGAAAAGGTGCCCTACGAAATCGGTCACGCCCTCTACAAGCATCTGGCGCGAGCGCAAATAACAGGCCGCCAGGTGGGAATGCTGAAAATCCTTTTCCATCGCGAGACGCTGCAGATCCTGGGCGTACACTGCTTTGGATCGAGCGCGTCGGAGATCATCCATATCGGCCAGGCGATCATGGCGCAGTCGGGCGAGGCCAACTCGCTGCTGTACTTCATCAATACCACGTTCAATTACCCGACCATGGCAGAAGCCTATCGCGTGGCGGCCTTGAACGGCTACAACCGCCTGTTTTGA
- the mgtE gene encoding magnesium transporter: protein MLGKLALPEVRELIAEQDFVTLRDALQSWLAADLAALLSQLDSTERSQLFAVLGTSQAAETFEYLDLEFQQELLALLSDAAGAAVLNEMAPDDRTALFEELSVETAARLMPLLSDEQQAITRSLLSYGKNTVGRLMTPDYIAVKREWTVKHVLDHVRAHGKDSETLNVVYVVDNDNRLIDDLRIREILLAPLHEFVSALLNSHFVSLIVTDDKKKAVDVFRKYDRTVLPVVDSHGFLVGIVTIDDVLDVAEQEATRDIQRLGGSEALDEPYAETPLLVMVRKRASWLVILFLGELLTATAMAYYEDEIAKAVILALFVPLIISSGGNSGSQAATLIVRALALGEVRLRDWARVLRRELASGLMLGTLLGTIGFLRIALWSSVSDIYGPHWALCGLTVGLSLVGVVTWGALSGAMLPFLLKRLGFDPATSSAPFVATLVDVTGLMIYFTVAMIVLRGTPL from the coding sequence ATGTTAGGCAAACTTGCCCTGCCGGAAGTCCGAGAGTTGATCGCCGAGCAGGATTTCGTCACATTACGCGACGCGCTGCAATCGTGGCTGGCCGCCGATTTGGCCGCGCTGTTAAGCCAGTTAGACTCCACCGAACGGTCGCAGCTGTTTGCCGTGCTTGGCACGAGTCAAGCCGCTGAGACTTTTGAATATCTGGACCTCGAGTTTCAACAGGAGCTGCTGGCGTTGCTCAGCGACGCCGCAGGCGCCGCCGTGCTCAATGAAATGGCGCCGGACGACCGGACCGCGCTCTTCGAAGAGTTATCCGTTGAGACCGCGGCGCGCCTGATGCCGCTATTATCGGACGAGCAACAGGCCATCACGCGGTCGCTATTGAGCTACGGCAAAAATACCGTGGGCCGGCTGATGACCCCGGACTACATCGCCGTGAAGCGAGAATGGACGGTCAAGCATGTCTTGGACCATGTCCGCGCTCATGGCAAGGACAGCGAGACGTTGAACGTCGTCTATGTCGTCGATAACGACAATCGCTTGATCGACGACTTGCGAATTCGCGAGATTCTACTGGCGCCGCTGCACGAATTTGTATCGGCGCTACTCAACAGCCATTTTGTCAGCCTGATCGTTACCGACGACAAGAAGAAGGCGGTCGATGTCTTCCGCAAATATGATCGCACGGTCCTGCCCGTCGTCGATTCGCATGGCTTTTTGGTAGGCATTGTGACGATCGACGATGTACTGGATGTAGCCGAGCAAGAAGCCACCCGCGACATTCAACGATTGGGCGGTTCCGAAGCGCTCGACGAACCGTACGCGGAAACGCCACTATTGGTCATGGTTCGCAAGCGCGCGTCGTGGCTGGTGATTCTCTTCCTGGGCGAACTGCTGACCGCGACGGCCATGGCTTACTACGAGGACGAAATCGCCAAGGCGGTTATCCTTGCCTTGTTCGTCCCGTTGATCATTTCCAGCGGCGGCAACTCCGGATCCCAGGCCGCCACGCTGATCGTGCGGGCACTGGCGCTGGGGGAAGTGCGGCTGCGCGATTGGGCACGCGTGCTTCGCAGGGAACTAGCCTCGGGACTGATGCTGGGAACGCTACTCGGCACGATCGGATTTCTGCGCATCGCCTTGTGGAGTTCTGTTTCGGACATTTATGGGCCACATTGGGCGCTCTGCGGGCTGACGGTGGGGCTATCGCTTGTGGGCGTCGTGACGTGGGGAGCCCTCTCGGGGGCGATGCTACCGTTTTTGCTCAAACGGCTAGGGTTCGATCCGGCGACGTCTTCAGCCCCGTTTGTCGCTACCTTGGTCGACGTGACCGGCCTGATGATCTACTTCACGGTGGCCATGATCGTGCTGCGCGGCACGCCGCTGTGA
- a CDS encoding DUF6655 family protein, translating to MKPRRWFAAALSLLCVAGGCMTTKESDTARTGVEQLLISSATDRALDKIDLAPIARAKVFVDSQYLDCVDKNYVIVAMHQRLLQQGCALVEKREDADVVVEVGSGGLGTDRTEWFVGTPAIPLPLPSPIGIPKLAIFTRTRAIGTAKLSIIAMDVKSHQAVINSGCSLARSDQKNWNMLGMGSMQTGTVPQEIATATGDTESVLVPSNIARRNEPATSVR from the coding sequence ATGAAGCCGCGTCGTTGGTTCGCTGCTGCCCTGTCTCTGTTGTGTGTCGCCGGTGGCTGCATGACCACCAAGGAATCGGACACGGCGCGAACGGGCGTCGAGCAACTGTTGATTTCGAGCGCCACGGATCGGGCGCTCGACAAGATCGATCTGGCTCCGATCGCACGCGCCAAGGTATTTGTCGATTCGCAGTACTTGGACTGCGTGGATAAGAACTACGTGATCGTGGCGATGCACCAGCGTCTGCTGCAACAGGGCTGCGCGCTCGTTGAAAAGCGAGAAGATGCCGACGTCGTCGTCGAGGTGGGCAGTGGCGGCTTGGGCACCGACCGTACCGAATGGTTCGTCGGCACTCCGGCGATTCCGCTGCCGCTTCCCTCGCCCATCGGCATACCCAAGCTGGCAATCTTCACTCGCACTCGCGCGATCGGCACCGCCAAACTGAGCATCATTGCGATGGACGTAAAGTCTCATCAGGCCGTGATCAATTCCGGCTGCTCGCTGGCGCGCAGCGACCAGAAGAATTGGAACATGCTGGGAATGGGCTCGATGCAGACCGGTACTGTCCCGCAGGAAATTGCCACGGCCACGGGTGACACCGAGTCAGTACTGGTGCCGTCGAACATTGCCCGCCGAAATGAGCCGGCGACCTCAGTCCGATAG
- a CDS encoding RNA polymerase sigma factor produces the protein MANRMPDTERLTEWVRDHARAVHGYLLALVRDGHAAEDLVQEVFCRAWESRDRYAEQGKPRAYLLRIADRLACDRARRGGREQSVDPDQWQQIEPRNPDGTPLAAVLGAENRQQLADALDALTEVQRRTLLLRYYGDLDFNEIARIMNSPTNTVLSHARRGLMALRRLLVERSA, from the coding sequence ATGGCCAACCGCATGCCCGATACCGAGCGTTTGACCGAGTGGGTGCGGGACCACGCGCGGGCGGTACACGGGTATCTGTTGGCCTTGGTTCGAGACGGACATGCGGCCGAGGATTTGGTGCAAGAAGTGTTCTGCCGCGCCTGGGAATCGCGCGATCGCTATGCCGAGCAAGGAAAACCGAGGGCCTACCTGCTGCGAATTGCCGACCGGCTGGCGTGCGATCGCGCCCGTCGAGGCGGCCGCGAACAATCAGTGGATCCCGATCAATGGCAGCAGATCGAGCCACGTAACCCGGACGGCACACCGCTGGCCGCTGTGTTGGGGGCCGAAAACCGGCAGCAACTGGCCGATGCCCTCGACGCACTAACCGAAGTGCAACGGCGAACGCTTTTGTTACGGTATTACGGCGACCTAGACTTCAACGAAATTGCCCGCATCATGAACAGCCCCACAAACACCGTGCTCAGCCACGCGCGACGAGGGTTGATGGCATTGCGGCGGTTGCTGGTGGAGAGGTCCGCGTGA
- a CDS encoding sigma-54 dependent transcriptional regulator — protein sequence MKDSRLLIVDADHSKRELYARAVEGLPACELVFEADLAIADRRLADESFDALIVAICPPNTKALALVDAARRRDAALPVVIVSDPPTVDSATAALRLGAADYLSQPLVAGMLAEPLGRLLGQRRRDAERELLRRQVERPYTFDDIIGTSAAMRKVFETIDQVADSGVDVLVVGDTGTGKELVARSIHRRSRRAGGPFVPVDCGAIPENLLEAEFFGHEKGAFTGAENRSIGLLEFADAGTFFLDELGELPLLMQAKLLRTLQERRIRRVGGRQETDVDVRIVAATARDLDAMVSQGRFRKDLYYRINVVRINLPPLSARGDDLGLLAEHFAIKYSREMNKPVAGITPEAYQVMAHYAWPGNVRELQNVIRRALALSTNSMIGVENLPDSLVVSAGADRGAKNGAGGYFRARDDHMAKFERQYLIELLRQHGGEVTSAALEAQLPRGTLYRLLKNHGIDAGSFRG from the coding sequence GTGAAAGACTCCCGCCTTTTGATTGTCGATGCCGACCATTCTAAGCGCGAACTTTACGCGCGAGCTGTCGAGGGGCTGCCGGCCTGTGAGCTGGTTTTCGAGGCCGATCTGGCGATCGCCGACCGACGTTTGGCGGATGAGTCGTTCGATGCGCTGATCGTCGCCATTTGCCCCCCCAACACGAAAGCCCTGGCCTTAGTCGACGCGGCGCGGCGGCGCGATGCCGCCCTGCCGGTGGTCATTGTCAGCGATCCGCCGACCGTCGACAGCGCCACCGCCGCCTTGCGATTGGGAGCGGCGGACTACCTGTCTCAGCCGCTGGTTGCAGGTATGCTTGCCGAACCGTTAGGCAGGCTGCTTGGACAGCGCCGGCGAGATGCCGAGCGCGAGTTGCTCCGCCGCCAGGTCGAACGTCCTTACACTTTCGACGACATCATCGGCACGAGTGCCGCGATGCGGAAGGTTTTCGAAACGATTGATCAGGTGGCCGACTCGGGCGTCGACGTGCTGGTCGTAGGTGATACGGGCACTGGCAAGGAGCTAGTGGCACGCAGCATTCACCGGCGCAGCCGTCGGGCCGGTGGCCCCTTCGTGCCGGTCGATTGCGGGGCCATACCCGAGAATCTGCTCGAGGCCGAGTTTTTTGGCCACGAGAAGGGAGCCTTCACGGGGGCCGAGAACCGCAGCATCGGCCTTTTGGAATTCGCCGACGCGGGGACATTTTTTCTCGACGAATTGGGCGAGTTGCCGCTATTGATGCAGGCCAAGCTGCTACGTACCTTGCAAGAGCGCAGGATTCGTCGTGTAGGCGGACGGCAAGAAACTGATGTCGACGTGCGAATCGTGGCGGCGACCGCTCGCGATCTTGACGCGATGGTGTCGCAGGGTCGCTTCCGCAAGGACTTGTATTACCGCATCAATGTGGTGCGCATCAACCTGCCCCCCCTTTCGGCACGTGGCGACGATCTGGGCCTGCTGGCGGAACATTTCGCCATTAAATACAGCCGCGAGATGAATAAGCCTGTGGCCGGCATCACGCCCGAAGCGTATCAAGTCATGGCCCACTACGCCTGGCCAGGCAACGTGCGCGAATTACAGAACGTGATCCGCCGGGCGTTGGCATTATCGACGAACTCGATGATCGGGGTCGAGAATCTGCCCGACTCGCTCGTGGTTAGCGCTGGCGCGGACCGGGGGGCCAAGAACGGAGCCGGAGGCTATTTCCGCGCACGTGACGACCACATGGCCAAATTCGAGCGGCAATACTTGATCGAACTCTTGCGACAACACGGCGGTGAAGTGACGTCCGCGGCACTCGAAGCGCAGTTACCCCGTGGCACCCTGTACAGGCTGCTGAAGAATCACGGCATCGACGCTGGCAGTTTTCGCGGGTGA
- a CDS encoding P-II family nitrogen regulator: MKKIEAVIRHFKLEDVKNALTEKGIHGMTVSEVRGFGRQKGHTETYRGAEYAVDFIPKVKLEVVVSAADAHTVVDAIVGKARTGQVGDGKIFVSDLTEVVRIRTGETDHAAL; this comes from the coding sequence ATGAAAAAGATCGAAGCCGTCATCCGTCATTTCAAGTTGGAAGACGTGAAGAACGCCCTCACTGAAAAGGGCATCCACGGTATGACCGTGTCGGAAGTGCGCGGTTTCGGCCGCCAGAAGGGGCACACCGAGACCTACCGCGGTGCGGAGTACGCCGTGGACTTCATCCCGAAAGTAAAGTTGGAAGTCGTCGTCTCGGCTGCCGACGCCCACACGGTCGTCGATGCGATCGTCGGCAAGGCCCGCACCGGGCAGGTTGGCGACGGCAAGATCTTCGTCAGCGATCTCACCGAGGTCGTGCGCATTCGCACCGGCGAGACCGACCACGCCGCCCTGTAG
- the pckA gene encoding phosphoenolpyruvate carboxykinase (ATP): MHDTFNLGRYGLSVPNVLRNAPPARLYEEAILRDHGVLMPSGGLVARSGSKTGRSPKDKRIVDHADSSGNVWWGAINIQLDEHTFLTNLQRAVDYLETRPLIYVVDGFAGWNPRYRLKVRVICARPYHALFMHNMLIRPTADELAAFGEPDFTIFNAGEFPANLLTARMTSRTSVDISFERGEVVILGTEYAGEMKKGIFTIMNYLMPLRGVLSMHCSANEGIDGDVSLFFGLSGTGKTTLSADPHRRLIGDDEHCWSDEGVFNIEGGCYAKCIGLSAAAEPEIYQAIRFGSVLENVVFDEATREPDYRDDSLTENTRACYPIEFIPNAKIPCQGGHPTNIIFLACDAYGVLPPVSKLSPAQAMYHFLSGYTAKVAGTEVGVTEPTVTFSACFGAAFMVWHPTKYATLLAERIRAHNAQAWLVNTGWSGGAYGTGARIKLAYTRAIIDAIHSGELAQAPTVIEPQFGLEVPQHCPGVPDAILLPKQTWADEVAYQRTADKLIALFRANFAQYEQFANEEIRSAGPRAGHAVRSS; this comes from the coding sequence ATGCACGATACGTTTAATCTGGGCCGCTATGGACTTTCGGTGCCCAACGTTTTGCGCAATGCGCCACCGGCACGATTGTACGAGGAGGCCATCCTGCGCGATCATGGCGTCTTGATGCCATCCGGCGGTCTTGTGGCGCGCTCGGGCAGCAAAACCGGCCGCAGCCCGAAGGACAAACGCATCGTCGATCATGCCGATAGCTCGGGGAACGTGTGGTGGGGTGCGATCAATATCCAGCTCGACGAGCACACGTTTCTCACCAATCTGCAACGGGCCGTGGACTATCTCGAGACCCGGCCGTTGATTTATGTCGTCGATGGCTTTGCCGGTTGGAATCCACGTTACCGGTTGAAGGTGCGCGTGATCTGCGCACGCCCGTATCATGCGTTGTTCATGCACAACATGCTCATCCGTCCCACGGCGGACGAACTCGCTGCGTTCGGTGAACCGGATTTCACCATCTTCAATGCCGGCGAGTTCCCCGCTAACCTGCTGACGGCGCGCATGACGTCGCGCACGAGCGTCGACATCAGCTTCGAGCGCGGAGAGGTCGTCATTCTCGGCACTGAGTATGCCGGCGAGATGAAGAAGGGCATCTTCACGATCATGAACTATCTGATGCCTCTGCGGGGCGTGCTCTCCATGCACTGCTCGGCCAATGAGGGCATCGACGGCGACGTCTCGTTGTTCTTCGGCCTATCGGGCACCGGCAAGACCACGCTTTCGGCCGATCCGCATCGTCGGCTGATCGGCGATGACGAGCATTGCTGGAGCGACGAGGGGGTCTTCAACATCGAAGGGGGCTGCTACGCCAAGTGCATCGGTCTCTCGGCCGCGGCCGAGCCAGAGATTTACCAGGCGATTCGTTTCGGCTCAGTGCTGGAGAACGTGGTCTTTGACGAGGCCACGCGCGAGCCCGATTACCGCGACGATTCGTTGACCGAAAACACGCGGGCCTGCTACCCGATCGAGTTCATTCCCAATGCCAAAATCCCCTGCCAGGGCGGCCATCCGACCAACATCATCTTCCTGGCCTGTGACGCTTATGGGGTTTTGCCGCCGGTCAGCAAGTTGTCGCCTGCCCAAGCGATGTATCACTTTCTGAGCGGCTATACCGCAAAGGTCGCGGGCACGGAAGTGGGCGTGACCGAGCCGACGGTCACGTTTTCGGCCTGTTTCGGCGCCGCCTTCATGGTCTGGCACCCCACGAAATATGCGACGCTGCTGGCCGAACGAATTCGCGCGCATAACGCTCAGGCATGGCTGGTGAACACAGGCTGGAGCGGCGGGGCTTACGGTACCGGCGCGCGCATCAAGCTGGCCTACACGCGGGCCATCATCGACGCTATTCACTCGGGCGAATTAGCACAGGCGCCGACGGTTATCGAGCCGCAATTCGGACTCGAGGTGCCGCAGCATTGTCCGGGGGTGCCTGATGCGATTCTGTTGCCCAAGCAAACCTGGGCTGATGAAGTCGCGTATCAACGGACGGCCGATAAGCTCATCGCCCTGTTTCGCGCGAACTTTGCCCAATACGAGCAATTCGCCAACGAAGAAATCCGCAGTGCCGGCCCCCGCGCTGGTCACGCGGTGCGCTCGTCCTGA
- a CDS encoding HD domain-containing protein, with translation MNRADAYNLVCQYTSGDSLRKHMLAVEAAMRAYARRFGEDEETWGIVGLLHDFDYERWPNPPDHPLKGAAILADAGYPEHIIYAIKSHADYLPDCPRRSQLDKTLYACDELAGFVTAVAMVRPERLAGMQAASVRKKLKQKGFAAAVKREDIDRGARDLGVDLDEHIQFVIAALQTIAAELGLGTSARV, from the coding sequence GTGAATCGTGCCGACGCCTACAATCTAGTTTGCCAATACACGAGCGGCGACAGTTTGCGCAAGCATATGCTGGCGGTCGAAGCGGCCATGCGAGCCTACGCACGCCGCTTCGGCGAGGACGAGGAGACGTGGGGCATCGTCGGGTTACTGCACGATTTCGATTACGAGCGATGGCCGAATCCCCCCGACCACCCGCTAAAGGGCGCCGCAATTCTGGCCGATGCGGGTTATCCCGAGCACATTATTTACGCCATCAAATCGCACGCGGACTATCTGCCAGACTGTCCCCGACGCTCGCAGCTAGACAAGACGCTATACGCGTGCGATGAGCTCGCAGGGTTCGTTACGGCGGTCGCTATGGTGCGCCCCGAGCGGCTCGCCGGCATGCAGGCCGCCAGTGTACGCAAAAAGCTAAAACAAAAGGGGTTTGCAGCCGCCGTCAAACGCGAGGATATCGATCGCGGGGCAAGAGACCTGGGGGTCGACCTGGATGAACATATCCAATTTGTGATCGCCGCCCTGCAAACGATCGCCGCAGAACTTGGCCTGGGCACCTCGGCGCGCGTATAG